In the Aptenodytes patagonicus chromosome 5, bAptPat1.pri.cur, whole genome shotgun sequence genome, CTGCAAATGGGATTGTCAATCTTTTaactgctgctttgtttctgatcCAACttatactgaaaatgttttcttaactaaaatacagaatttatcTTCTCATTTGGGGAACTTCTTCCTTGCAGCCTGTACTGAAGCATACTCCCAATCTGATGAACAATATGCTTGCCATCTTGGATGCCAGAACCAATTGCCATTTGCTGAGTTAAGGCAAGAGCAAGTAAGTAGATGACATGTTTTTCAAATACCACCTACTTGTTTTCTGTTCAGCgtgtcttctctttttaaaatttcttcaaatggaaaataaatattcctaAGGACTGAAATCTAGACATGAGGCGAGTGGTTAGCAAGAACAGGACTTCTGTCCTTTCCatataaaaacaaatggaaaaccaGTTAATGTTATGTTTGCAGTTAATGTCCCTGATGCCAAGAATTCACCTCCTCTTTCCTCTGACACTGGTGAGATCATTCTGGAGTGACATGATGGATTCGGCTCAGAGCTTCATAACATCCTCATGGACTTTCTACCTTCAAGCAGATGATGGCAAAATCGTCATATTCCAGGTGCTTGCCTTTTTCGTTGAGATTAAAGAGTCCTGGCTGCTGAATGTTTAACTCTGCTCCTTCCAGTCACAGAAAAGACTATGGAGCACTATCAGAAGTGTTTAGTTTTTTATAGTATTTCACTGCCTTTAAGGCcagtgcaggggagggggggtaGGGCAATCAAACTTATCTGAATGGTGCATGTCTTGAGGTTGACTTCCGTATTAGttctgaaaatgtaaatgatTACGATCAGTGGTAGCCTGCTAGGAAGATCTCCTAACTCCTTATTTTGTTTTAGTCAAAGCCAGAAGTACAGTATGTTCCACAGCTTGATCAGGAAACTGGAGATACAAGAGGATCCTTGTCACTGAGTAAAACAGCCTGTaagtttttctttgtgctttggaAGAGCAAATGCAAACATTCCCtgtcatgcaaaaaaaaaaaaagttgcaggtGGCACATGAAAGCAAACTTTTAGAAAGCTGAAATATAATTGTTTGCCATGCAGACTGCACTATGTACACTTAGCAAAGTCTACGGTAGAAACTAAGCTCTGCTGGAAATAGAAACATGCAAGCTAGGGCCattttaaaagcttccttttaTGCTCTCTGTGTAGAcaagctgtgtggtgtttgggtcttctcttttattgctttcctgactgctgtttctgctgttgtATTTCAGCAGACCTACGTCCAGGAAGTTCACAGACATACCGAGGACTTTTTGAAGAGCGAGAAAATGACGGCTTTTTCAAGTGTCTTTCCATGTATGTATATTCTAGAATGTCCATACCTACTAAGGAGGATGGCCTTTCCTGTGTGTGTATGGGGGCACAGTTGTAAGATCTCAAAGTGCTACAAGTCTGTGCTACAAGCACATCTAGGTTCAGGATGCATAGCAGTTAAAATTGTGTGTTTTACTGTTTGTTATTGCTACTTTTCCATACTGGCCCCATGTTATTTGCAGGCTATTCTGCCAACTTTGATTCTCCTTTCCATTTCAAATGAACATCATATTGATAATTTCCTACACTGTTTTTTGAGTGTGGTCTGTGAACTGTTTAATCAATACTGTGTTTTGCCTGTTCTTTAGCTCTGGTTATGTTTCAGGGCAAAGCACTTGTTTTGGGATTGTCTGATATGAAAGACACTGTTGTGTCTCATTTCCAGGCTGAAAATACCCAGTATATCTTTATAAAAGCTTTGCTGAAGATCAGCATGTTGGTGGTTCTTTCCCTTACTCTGATTACTTTCTCCTTAAAAGTTTACACATGAGGGATCAGTGAAGTGCACCCCAAATGTGTAACAGAAAAATCTGATTCAAACTGTAAGTGGGAGGATGCTTAGGGCGGAATAAACAGAATCCAGCATGTCTCTTGTGTCTTTCAAGTCAGATACTAAATAGGTGTTAGAGTACCCAGGAGTCTGAAGTGGGCCTTGTAGCTGGAAGAGCTAGAGACTAGTGAATCAGCAGGAAATGCAGTCAAAATTGAGCTGAACTTTTTAGAGGGTCCATTGTCTTGTATTCACTATATGAAATGTAGTaacattcttttcatttcagaaattccaGTTGGATTTTAACCACTACACTCATCCTGTCAGTGTTGGTGCTGCTCTGGATTTGTTGCGCAACTGTAGCTACAGCTGTAGAGCAATATGTTCCATCTGAGGTAACTCTGTTTTATAACTTagaatattttgaatatattcaTTATATTACTTTTATGTTACAGCTGTCTAGAGACTAAGAAACATTTGGGGGGAGGTTCAGCTAGAAAGagtgtttttttgttatttttattttattttgcagatgtgGTTAGCAAAccaattttgttatttaaatgttgattttgtAGCTGAACGATTCCTGCTCATTCCTGTGGCTGATAGGTGCTCTGAGCCTTACTCAGGCAGCCCAGATATGATGT is a window encoding:
- the TMEM59 gene encoding transmembrane protein 59 isoform X2, whose product is MAARRGGLLCLPLALALLAGGGNARAAGPLPAASSEAFDSVLGNTASCHRACQLTYSLHTYPKEEELYACQRGCRLFSICQFVDDGIDLNRTKLECDSACTEAYSQSDEQYACHLGCQNQLPFAELRQEQLMSLMPRIHLLFPLTLVRSFWSDMMDSAQSFITSSWTFYLQADDGKIVIFQSKPEVQYVPQLDQETGDTRGSLSLSKTAYLRPGSSQTYRGLFEERENDGFFKCLSINSSWILTTTLILSVLVLLWICCATVATAVEQYVPSEKLSIYGDLEYMNEQKLNRYPSSALVVVRCKTEEHEEAGPLPTKVSLAQSAI
- the TMEM59 gene encoding transmembrane protein 59 isoform X1: MAARRGGLLCLPLALALLAGGGNARAAGPLPAASSEAFDSVLGNTASCHRACQLTYSLHTYPKEEELYACQRGCRLFSICQFVDDGIDLNRTKLECDSACTEAYSQSDEQYACHLGCQNQLPFAELRQEQLMSLMPRIHLLFPLTLVRSFWSDMMDSAQSFITSSWTFYLQADDGKIVIFQSKPEVQYVPQLDQETGDTRGSLSLSKTASDLRPGSSQTYRGLFEERENDGFFKCLSINSSWILTTTLILSVLVLLWICCATVATAVEQYVPSEKLSIYGDLEYMNEQKLNRYPSSALVVVRCKTEEHEEAGPLPTKVSLAQSAI